From one Bacteroides eggerthii genomic stretch:
- the tsaB gene encoding tRNA (adenosine(37)-N6)-threonylcarbamoyltransferase complex dimerization subunit type 1 TsaB, with protein MSCILHIETSTSACSVAVSEDGQNVFKKEDLNGPSHAVSLGVFVDEALSFADSHAMPLDAVAVSCGPGSYTGLRIGVSMAKGICYGRNLPLIGLPTLKVQCVPVLLYHEELPEDALLCPMIDARRMEVYAAVYDRALKPVRDIAADIVDENSYREFLDSHPVYFFGDGAAKCKEKIVHPNAHFIDGIRPLASMMFPLAEKAIAEEDFKDVAYFEPFYLKEFVASQPKKLI; from the coding sequence ATGTCATGTATCTTGCATATTGAAACGTCCACTTCGGCTTGCTCCGTAGCTGTGAGTGAGGACGGGCAGAATGTTTTCAAAAAAGAAGACCTGAACGGTCCTTCACACGCAGTTTCATTGGGTGTATTCGTGGACGAAGCGTTGTCATTTGCCGACAGCCACGCCATGCCGCTGGATGCTGTTGCTGTGAGTTGCGGTCCCGGCTCGTACACAGGATTACGCATCGGTGTATCCATGGCCAAAGGCATCTGCTACGGCCGCAACCTGCCCCTTATCGGGCTTCCCACCCTGAAAGTACAATGCGTACCTGTATTGCTTTACCACGAAGAGCTACCGGAGGATGCACTGCTGTGCCCGATGATTGATGCCCGGCGCATGGAAGTGTATGCCGCCGTTTATGACCGCGCCCTGAAGCCCGTACGCGATATTGCAGCAGACATTGTGGACGAAAACTCATACCGGGAGTTTCTGGACAGCCATCCCGTCTACTTCTTTGGTGACGGCGCAGCCAAATGCAAGGAAAAGATTGTACATCCCAATGCACATTTCATCGACGGTATCCGTCCGCTGGCAAGCATGATGTTTCCGCTGGCAGAAAAGGCAATAGCCGAAGAGGACTTCAAGGACGTCGCTTATTTCGAACCATTCTATTTGAAAGAGTTCGTGGCAAGCCAACCGAAAAAACTTATTTAG
- a CDS encoding YicC/YloC family endoribonuclease, with translation MIQSMTGYGKATAELSDKKINVEIKSLNSKAMDLSARIAPLYREKEMQIRNEISKMLERGKVDFSLWIEKKDAEQMATPINQDLVEAYYKRIKEISAAAGIPEPADWFATLLRMPDVMTKNETQELSAEEWEVVHVAVMEAINHLVDFRKQEGAALEKKFREKIANIAHLLETVAPYEQERVGKVKERITDALEKTLSVDYDKNRLEQELIYYIEKLDINEEKQRLSNHLKYFISTLESGSGQGKKLGFIAQEMGREINTLGSKSNHAEMQKIVVQMKDELEQIKEQVLNVM, from the coding sequence ATGATACAATCTATGACGGGCTACGGCAAAGCAACAGCCGAGTTGTCCGATAAGAAAATCAATGTTGAGATTAAGTCACTCAACAGTAAGGCAATGGATTTGTCTGCACGTATCGCTCCTCTTTACAGGGAGAAGGAAATGCAAATCCGTAATGAAATATCCAAGATGCTGGAGCGTGGCAAAGTCGATTTCAGCCTTTGGATTGAAAAGAAAGATGCAGAACAAATGGCTACCCCTATCAATCAGGACTTGGTGGAGGCTTACTATAAACGGATTAAAGAGATTTCGGCTGCTGCCGGTATTCCCGAACCAGCCGACTGGTTTGCTACTCTGCTCCGTATGCCGGATGTGATGACAAAGAATGAAACTCAGGAACTGAGCGCTGAAGAGTGGGAAGTGGTTCATGTGGCGGTGATGGAAGCTATCAATCATCTGGTTGATTTCCGTAAGCAGGAAGGTGCTGCGCTGGAGAAGAAGTTCCGTGAGAAAATAGCCAATATCGCCCATTTGCTCGAAACTGTTGCTCCGTACGAGCAGGAACGGGTGGGCAAGGTTAAAGAACGCATTACTGATGCCCTTGAAAAAACTTTGAGTGTGGATTATGATAAGAACCGCTTGGAGCAGGAGCTTATTTACTATATTGAGAAACTGGACATCAATGAAGAGAAACAACGTCTTTCCAATCATCTGAAATACTTTATCAGCACGCTCGAAAGCGGTAGCGGACAAGGTAAGAAACTGGGCTTTATCGCACAGGAAATGGGACGCGAAATCAATACTTTGGGTAGCAAGTCCAATCATGCCGAGATGCAGAAGATTGTAGTGCAGATGAAGGATGAGCTGGAGCAAATTAAGGAACAGGTCTTGAATGTAATGTAA